Proteins encoded in a region of the Massilia sp. UMI-21 genome:
- a CDS encoding DUF2384 domain-containing protein, with the protein MSLAYAYPKSRFEPAVLVDLNSRAERERLSRSALLGFFKLAASWGVRDDDARELLGGLSSSTWYDWKKHPDRVLEVDRITRVSYLLGIYKALHILYGDKLADQWVHLPNTNPVFAGRTPLAYMLAGGLIAMQTVRKLLDARRGGL; encoded by the coding sequence ATGAGCCTCGCCTACGCCTACCCAAAGAGCCGATTCGAACCGGCAGTACTGGTCGACCTGAATTCCCGGGCCGAGCGCGAGCGCCTGTCGCGCTCGGCCCTGCTCGGTTTTTTCAAGCTGGCAGCGAGCTGGGGCGTACGCGACGACGATGCGCGCGAACTGCTCGGCGGCCTGTCCTCATCCACCTGGTACGACTGGAAGAAGCATCCCGACCGGGTGCTGGAGGTCGACCGCATCACGCGCGTGTCCTACCTGCTCGGCATCTACAAGGCCCTGCACATCCTGTACGGCGACAAGCTCGCCGACCAATGGGTGCATCTTCCCAACACCAATCCGGTCTTCGCCGGCCGCACGCCGCTGGCCTATATGCTGGCCGGCGGCCTGATCGCCATGCAGACGGTACGCAAGCTCCTGGATGCGCGCCGCGGAGGTCTCTGA
- a CDS encoding nuclear transport factor 2 family protein, which yields MRLRSLSLISACLMLAATAAGSGTLARDSNSELKQQVMASERAFAATMKARDFEGFTRFIADEAIFFGVDGPLRGKQAIARGWRQFYDKPQAPFSWEPEQVEVVESGTLAYSGGPVYNAAGQRIGRFNSIWRLKAPGQWEVVFDRGSDFVPPQPKK from the coding sequence ATGCGTCTGCGTTCGCTTTCTCTCATTTCCGCATGCCTGATGCTGGCCGCCACGGCAGCCGGTTCGGGGACGCTTGCCCGCGATTCCAACAGCGAGTTGAAGCAGCAGGTGATGGCATCCGAGCGCGCCTTCGCCGCCACCATGAAGGCGCGCGACTTCGAGGGTTTCACGCGCTTCATCGCGGACGAGGCGATCTTCTTCGGGGTCGACGGCCCGCTGCGCGGCAAGCAGGCCATCGCCAGGGGCTGGCGCCAGTTCTACGACAAGCCGCAGGCGCCGTTCTCGTGGGAGCCGGAACAGGTGGAAGTGGTGGAGTCGGGCACGCTGGCCTATAGCGGCGGGCCGGTCTACAACGCAGCCGGCCAGCGCATCGGCCGCTTCAATTCGATCTGGCGCCTGAAGGCGCCGGGGCAGTGGGAAGTGGTGTTCGACCGCGGCTCGGATTTCGTGCCGCCACAGCCGAAAAAGTAG
- the recJ gene encoding single-stranded-DNA-specific exonuclease RecJ, producing the protein MLRQGGVHPVLARIYAARGLLDVRELSSELAALVPPSGLKHIDSAAVFLADAIAAGKRMTIVADYDCDGATACAVALRGLRMMGAGVDYIVPNRFEYGYGLTPEIVELTAREKSPDIIITVDNGIASIDGVLEANRRGIDVVVTDHHLPGDALPPARVIVNPNQPECGFPSKHLAGVGVVFYVLLALRAELRRRGVFDAQTQPKLDSLLDLVALGTVADVVRLDANNRILVAQGIKRMRAGRMHAGVAALFRVAGREARSASPFDLGFALGPRLNAAGRLEDMSLGIECLVTDDVGRAWAIAQQLNEINLKRREIEAEMQDTALLHLDSFEPSDASTISVFDAGWHQGVIGIVASRLKEKFYRPTITFAPGSEGWIKGSGRSIPGFHLRDALDLVSKRVPGLIDKFGGHAMAAGLSIRAEHFDSFQQAFEAVGQAWLTEAQLERIIETDGPLEDEYYSTQFIEQMDGQVWGQGFAPPVFCDEFRVVSQRILKERHLKLLLEKNGRRYDAIWFGHTDSLPERARVAFRLDANEYNGVTKVQLLVEHAEPV; encoded by the coding sequence ATGCTGCGACAGGGCGGCGTGCATCCGGTGCTGGCGCGCATCTACGCGGCGCGCGGCCTACTCGACGTGCGCGAGCTCTCGAGCGAGCTGGCGGCCCTGGTGCCGCCCAGCGGCCTGAAACACATCGACAGCGCCGCCGTATTCCTGGCCGACGCCATCGCGGCCGGCAAGCGCATGACCATCGTCGCCGACTACGACTGCGACGGCGCCACCGCCTGCGCGGTCGCGCTGCGCGGCCTGCGCATGATGGGGGCCGGCGTCGACTACATCGTGCCGAACCGCTTCGAATATGGCTATGGCCTCACGCCCGAGATCGTCGAACTGACCGCGCGGGAAAAATCGCCCGACATCATCATCACGGTCGACAACGGCATCGCCAGCATCGACGGCGTGCTGGAAGCCAACCGGCGCGGCATCGACGTGGTGGTCACCGACCACCACTTGCCGGGCGACGCGCTGCCGCCGGCGCGCGTGATCGTCAACCCGAACCAGCCCGAGTGCGGCTTCCCGAGCAAGCACCTGGCCGGCGTCGGCGTGGTGTTCTACGTGCTGCTGGCGCTGCGCGCCGAGCTGCGCCGGCGCGGCGTGTTCGACGCCCAGACCCAGCCCAAGCTCGACAGCCTGCTCGACCTGGTGGCGCTGGGCACGGTGGCCGACGTGGTGCGCCTGGATGCCAATAACCGGATCCTGGTCGCCCAGGGCATCAAGCGCATGCGCGCGGGCCGCATGCATGCCGGCGTGGCCGCCCTGTTCCGGGTGGCCGGCCGCGAGGCGCGCTCGGCTTCTCCGTTCGACCTCGGCTTCGCGCTGGGTCCGCGCCTGAACGCCGCCGGGCGCCTGGAAGACATGTCGCTCGGCATCGAATGCCTGGTGACCGACGACGTCGGCCGCGCCTGGGCGATCGCCCAGCAGCTCAACGAGATCAACCTCAAGCGGCGCGAGATCGAGGCCGAGATGCAGGACACCGCCCTGCTTCACCTGGACAGCTTCGAGCCCTCGGACGCAAGCACCATCAGCGTGTTCGACGCGGGCTGGCACCAGGGCGTGATCGGCATCGTCGCCTCGCGCCTGAAAGAAAAGTTCTACCGCCCGACGATCACTTTCGCGCCGGGCAGCGAAGGCTGGATCAAGGGCTCGGGCCGCTCGATCCCGGGCTTTCACCTGCGCGACGCGCTCGACCTGGTGTCCAAGCGCGTGCCGGGCCTGATCGACAAGTTCGGCGGCCACGCCATGGCGGCCGGCCTGAGCATCCGCGCCGAGCACTTCGACAGTTTCCAGCAGGCCTTCGAGGCGGTCGGCCAGGCCTGGCTGACCGAAGCGCAACTGGAGCGCATCATCGAGACCGACGGCCCGCTCGAGGACGAGTACTACTCGACCCAGTTCATCGAGCAGATGGACGGCCAGGTCTGGGGCCAGGGTTTCGCGCCGCCGGTGTTCTGCGACGAGTTCCGCGTGGTGAGCCAGCGCATTTTGAAGGAGCGCCACCTCAAGCTGTTATTGGAAAAGAACGGGCGCCGCTATGATGCGATCTGGTTCGGGCACACCGATAGCCTGCCGGAGCGGGCGCGCGTGGCCTTCCGGCTCGACGCCAACGAGTACAACGGCGTGACCAAGGTGCAGTTACTCGTCGAGCACGCAGAACCAGTCTAG